The proteins below come from a single Sander vitreus isolate 19-12246 chromosome 15, sanVit1, whole genome shotgun sequence genomic window:
- the LOC144530768 gene encoding cytochrome P450 2K1-like isoform X1, giving the protein MLEDLFQSSTSVSLLVAIVGLLVLRLFNSSFSSKDKQREPPGPSPLPLLGNLLQVDLNNIDISLVDLSKKYGPVFTVYLGPKKVVVLAGYRTVKQALVNHAEEFGDREVTPIFHDFNKGNGILFTNGDSWKEMRHFALTTLREFGMGKRISEEKIIEECCYLIEEFEKHKGKPFNNAQTVNNATSNIISAIMFGKRFEYKDPVFQTMVERDNETIHLTGSASILMYNMFPWLGPFLKNWRDAMKNVEANREDIKSLIADLKETLNPEMCRCFVDAFLSRKLNVEESEIKDSHYHDDNLVDSVMNLFAAGTDTTGNTLQWCLLFMAKYPHFQDQVQAELSRVVGSRQVRLEDRMNLPYTDAVIHETQRLANIVPMSIPHKTSRDVTFQGYFIKEGTTVFPLLTSVLHDESEWESPHTFNPSHFLDKEGKFTRRDAFMPFSAGRRVCLGESLARMELFLFFTALLQHFRFTPPPGVTEDELDLTPAVGFILAPSPHELCAVSRQ; this is encoded by the exons ATGTTGGAAGATCTTTTCCAGTCCTCCACTTCAGTCTCCCTGTTGGTGGCCATTGTGGGCCTGCTGGTCCTCCGCCTTTTTAACTCCAGCTTCAGCTCCAAAGACAAGCAGAGGGAGCCTCCAGGAccttctcctcttcccctgCTTGGTAACTTGCTTCAGGTGGATCTCAATAACATCGACATATCCCTTGTTGAT CTGTCCAAAAAATATGGACCAGTGTTCACAGTCTACTTGGGACCGAAGAAGGTGGTGGTCCTGGCAGGATACAGGACAGTCAAACAGGCTCTGGTCAACCATGCTGAGGAGTTTGGAGACCGAGAGGTCACTCCCATATTCCATGATTTCAACAAAGGAAATG GTATACTATTTACCAATGGTGACTCGTGGAAAGAAATGAGACATTTTGCTCTAACTACACTGAGAGAATTTGGGATGGGCAAAAGGATTAGTGAAGAGAAGATCATTGAGGAATGTTGCTACCTGATTGAAGAATTTGAGAAACATAAGG GTAAACCCTTCAACAACGCCCAGACAGTTAATAACGCAACTTCAAATATTATATCAGCTAtcatgtttggaaagcggttTGAATACAAAGACCCTGTCTTCCAAACTATGGTGGAGAGAGACAACGAGACCATCCATCTGACTGGATCAGCATCCATCCTG ATGTACAACATGTTTCCTTGGCTGGGCCCTTTTCTTAAAAACTGGAGGGATGCGATGAAGAATGTGGAGGCCAACAGGGAGGATATAAAAAGCTTAATAGCTGACCTGAAGGAGACTCTGAACCCTGAGATGTGCAGATGCTTTGTTGATGCATTCCTGAGCCGTAAGCTAAATGTGGAG GAGTCTGAAATCAAGGATTCACACTATCATGATGACAACCTGGTTGACAGTGTGATGAATCTGTTTGCCGCTGGGACTGATACTACAGGAAATACACTTCAGTGGTGTTTACTTTTTATGGCCAAGTACCCTCATTTCCAAG ACCAGGTCCAGGCAGAACTGAGCAGGGTGGTCGGTAGCCGACAGGTCCGACTAGAGGACAGGATGAACCTGCCGTACACTGATGCTGTCATCCATGAGACACAGAGACTGGCCAACATTGTCCCCATGTCCATTCCTCACAAAACCAGCCGAGACGTCACCTTCCAGGGCTACTTTATCAAAGAG gGGACTACTGTGTTTCCTCTTCTTACTTCTGTCCTGCATGACGAGAGCGAGTGGGAGAGCCCACACACCTTCAACCCTTCCCACTTCCTGGATAAGGAGGGTAAATTTACCCGGAGAGACGCCTTCATGCCCTTTTCTGCAG GTCGCAGGGTGTGTCTTGGGGAAAGTCTGGCTAGGATGGAGCTTTTCCTCTTCTTCACTGCCCTCCTCCAGCACTTTCGTTTCACTCCTCCACCTGGAGTTACAGAGGATGAACTGGATCTGACACCAGCTGTGGGCTTCATCCTCGCCCCTTCACCTCATGAGCTGTGTGCTGTCAGTCGCCAATGA
- the LOC144530768 gene encoding cytochrome P450 2K1-like isoform X3 has protein sequence MRLCARTHISKNALPMATPNPPGVVPFLISFAFNNFVNSGSNLTATCKVCGTKINEAGSTTSDFIRHLKTHLNSCPKNMDQCSQSTWDRRRWWSWQDTGQSNRLWSTMLRSLETERSLPYSMISTKEMMYNMFPWLGPFLKNWRDAMKNVEANREDIKSLIADLKETLNPEMCRCFVDAFLSRKLNVEESEIKDSHYHDDNLVDSVMNLFAAGTDTTGNTLQWCLLFMAKYPHFQDQVQAELSRVVGSRQVRLEDRMNLPYTDAVIHETQRLANIVPMSIPHKTSRDVTFQGYFIKEGTTVFPLLTSVLHDESEWESPHTFNPSHFLDKEGKFTRRDAFMPFSAGRRVCLGESLARMELFLFFTALLQHFRFTPPPGVTEDELDLTPAVGFILAPSPHELCAVSRQ, from the exons atgcgcctatgtgcgcgcactcacatatcaaaaaatgcattgccgatggcgacaccaaatcctcccggagttgtgccttttctcattagttttgctttcaataacttcgtaaacagtggcagtaatctaacagctacatgcaaggtgtgtggcaccaagataaatgaggccggatcaacaacgtcggacttcatcaggcatctcaaaacgcacctaaatag CTGTCCAAAAAATATGGACCAGTGTTCACAGTCTACTTGGGACCGAAGAAGGTGGTGGTCCTGGCAGGATACAGGACAGTCAAACAGGCTCTGGTCAACCATGCTGAGGAGTTTGGAGACCGAGAGGTCACTCCCATATTCCATGATTTCAACAAAGGAAATG ATGTACAACATGTTTCCTTGGCTGGGCCCTTTTCTTAAAAACTGGAGGGATGCGATGAAGAATGTGGAGGCCAACAGGGAGGATATAAAAAGCTTAATAGCTGACCTGAAGGAGACTCTGAACCCTGAGATGTGCAGATGCTTTGTTGATGCATTCCTGAGCCGTAAGCTAAATGTGGAG GAGTCTGAAATCAAGGATTCACACTATCATGATGACAACCTGGTTGACAGTGTGATGAATCTGTTTGCCGCTGGGACTGATACTACAGGAAATACACTTCAGTGGTGTTTACTTTTTATGGCCAAGTACCCTCATTTCCAAG ACCAGGTCCAGGCAGAACTGAGCAGGGTGGTCGGTAGCCGACAGGTCCGACTAGAGGACAGGATGAACCTGCCGTACACTGATGCTGTCATCCATGAGACACAGAGACTGGCCAACATTGTCCCCATGTCCATTCCTCACAAAACCAGCCGAGACGTCACCTTCCAGGGCTACTTTATCAAAGAG gGGACTACTGTGTTTCCTCTTCTTACTTCTGTCCTGCATGACGAGAGCGAGTGGGAGAGCCCACACACCTTCAACCCTTCCCACTTCCTGGATAAGGAGGGTAAATTTACCCGGAGAGACGCCTTCATGCCCTTTTCTGCAG GTCGCAGGGTGTGTCTTGGGGAAAGTCTGGCTAGGATGGAGCTTTTCCTCTTCTTCACTGCCCTCCTCCAGCACTTTCGTTTCACTCCTCCACCTGGAGTTACAGAGGATGAACTGGATCTGACACCAGCTGTGGGCTTCATCCTCGCCCCTTCACCTCATGAGCTGTGTGCTGTCAGTCGCCAATGA
- the LOC144530768 gene encoding cytochrome P450 2K1-like isoform X2: MRLCARTHISKNALPMATPNPPGVVPFLISFAFNNFVNSGSNLTATCKVCGTKINEAGSTTSDFIRHLKTHLNSPPLQSPCWWPLWACWSSAFLTPASAPKTSRGSLQDLLLFPCLVTCFRWISITSTYPLLICPKNMDQCSQSTWDRRRWWSWQDTGQSNRLWSTMLRSLETERSLPYSMISTKEMMYNMFPWLGPFLKNWRDAMKNVEANREDIKSLIADLKETLNPEMCRCFVDAFLSRKLNVEESEIKDSHYHDDNLVDSVMNLFAAGTDTTGNTLQWCLLFMAKYPHFQDQVQAELSRVVGSRQVRLEDRMNLPYTDAVIHETQRLANIVPMSIPHKTSRDVTFQGYFIKEGTTVFPLLTSVLHDESEWESPHTFNPSHFLDKEGKFTRRDAFMPFSAGRRVCLGESLARMELFLFFTALLQHFRFTPPPGVTEDELDLTPAVGFILAPSPHELCAVSRQ; the protein is encoded by the exons atgcgcctatgtgcgcgcactcacatatcaaaaaatgcattgccgatggcgacaccaaatcctcccggagttgtgccttttctcattagttttgctttcaataacttcgtaaacagtggcagtaatctaacagctacatgcaaggtgtgtggcaccaagataaatgaggccggatcaacaacgtcggacttcatcaggcatctcaaaacgcacctaaatag TCCTCCACTTCAGTCTCCCTGTTGGTGGCCATTGTGGGCCTGCTGGTCCTCCGCCTTTTTAACTCCAGCTTCAGCTCCAAAGACAAGCAGAGGGAGCCTCCAGGAccttctcctcttcccctgCTTGGTAACTTGCTTCAGGTGGATCTCAATAACATCGACATATCCCTTGTTGAT CTGTCCAAAAAATATGGACCAGTGTTCACAGTCTACTTGGGACCGAAGAAGGTGGTGGTCCTGGCAGGATACAGGACAGTCAAACAGGCTCTGGTCAACCATGCTGAGGAGTTTGGAGACCGAGAGGTCACTCCCATATTCCATGATTTCAACAAAGGAAATG ATGTACAACATGTTTCCTTGGCTGGGCCCTTTTCTTAAAAACTGGAGGGATGCGATGAAGAATGTGGAGGCCAACAGGGAGGATATAAAAAGCTTAATAGCTGACCTGAAGGAGACTCTGAACCCTGAGATGTGCAGATGCTTTGTTGATGCATTCCTGAGCCGTAAGCTAAATGTGGAG GAGTCTGAAATCAAGGATTCACACTATCATGATGACAACCTGGTTGACAGTGTGATGAATCTGTTTGCCGCTGGGACTGATACTACAGGAAATACACTTCAGTGGTGTTTACTTTTTATGGCCAAGTACCCTCATTTCCAAG ACCAGGTCCAGGCAGAACTGAGCAGGGTGGTCGGTAGCCGACAGGTCCGACTAGAGGACAGGATGAACCTGCCGTACACTGATGCTGTCATCCATGAGACACAGAGACTGGCCAACATTGTCCCCATGTCCATTCCTCACAAAACCAGCCGAGACGTCACCTTCCAGGGCTACTTTATCAAAGAG gGGACTACTGTGTTTCCTCTTCTTACTTCTGTCCTGCATGACGAGAGCGAGTGGGAGAGCCCACACACCTTCAACCCTTCCCACTTCCTGGATAAGGAGGGTAAATTTACCCGGAGAGACGCCTTCATGCCCTTTTCTGCAG GTCGCAGGGTGTGTCTTGGGGAAAGTCTGGCTAGGATGGAGCTTTTCCTCTTCTTCACTGCCCTCCTCCAGCACTTTCGTTTCACTCCTCCACCTGGAGTTACAGAGGATGAACTGGATCTGACACCAGCTGTGGGCTTCATCCTCGCCCCTTCACCTCATGAGCTGTGTGCTGTCAGTCGCCAATGA